ttcatttataatagtattctgaacattcatacaaatttttagctctatgggaatttttgtaaccttacttatattttatggactaatttgactggataaatacctaaattttaatttccaaaattcatatctttaaaaaaatagtgaGATATCCATCATAGAAATTATAATCgaaccaaataataaaaaaatttcttactttaCTCAAAACGTTGATATGAGGTAGCCCAATATGTAACATAGTCGATAGTGAGAGTAACAAAGTCGAAATAAATTTGGTAGGTTCTGAACAGTAATGCGAATCAATTAAATGAATTgtacacaaattaaaatcaagcttatttaaagtatcaaaaatatGCTTAATAGAGTCGTGATGTGTATAAAGTTCAACTTGACCAGGTAGatcaaatatgaaatatgtatcTGGATACGCTTTTAATTTATCTAACAACCAATCCAAATTTTTCTCCATATATTCAATGCAAAACATAAGCGCACCATTTGGTCCTAAATCCAAATTATTCATAACATCTTCAACTGTAACTAATTCCATAATATCGATCGCCGCATCATAGCCCATATTATCATTTGCTGGATCCAAATTAATCACAACTGTTTTACGatttaacttattatttaaaaatttacttaaatgtgCACAGTAAGTAGTTTTACCCGACCCTGGTGGTCCGATCACTATTTGTCCAAATTTGGATTTAGTTTGTTGCATTACATTTACAGcactcattttttattaaaaattacttttgtgtTAAACTGGCCGCAATCGATTTTAACATTTCAGGACCGTAATCCtttaaacaaagaaatattaacAAAGGTTTTGTGATGCTTAATTTTTCAGCAAAGAATCGTGCAGCTACTTGATGTAATAATTCATCCGTTCCAAATAAACTTTTTGTGGTATAAACAGGTTCGGTTAGTGGACCATTTACTCCAGTTTCATCTTTTGACACTAAATACATGCTACCACCAATTTTCTCATATTGTGTGATTATTAGGACAATTCGATCAGCATATTcaccaaatattatttctgtATGAATATCaccaatttttacagaaattggatttaatatacATTCACTGtctttttcaaatgataatgaattatttGTGTTGTTATCATTCAATGATAATGCTGACATCAAATTTACAAActccatatttttatttataaacgttaGTATAGAATGACATGATTATTTCTAAAACCTACATCATACGGTAtagtttttctaattattttaatttcacatgCTT
The Chrysoperla carnea chromosome 4, inChrCarn1.1, whole genome shotgun sequence genome window above contains:
- the LOC123298235 gene encoding GPN-loop GTPase 2; its protein translation is MSAVNVMQQTKSKFGQIVIGPPGSGKTTYCAHLSKFLNNKLNRKTVVINLDPANDNMGYDAAIDIMELVTVEDVMNNLDLGPNGALMFCIEYMEKNLDWLLDKLKAYPDTYFIFDLPGQVELYTHHDSIKHIFDTLNKLDFNLCTIHLIDSHYCSEPTKFISTLLLSLSTMLHIGLPHINVLSKADQLVAHSDKLHFGLEYYTEVLNLDYLLELLDTDVFSSKFKKLNAALTGLIEDYGLVSFFLLDVNKEKDLINIRNAADKANGFVYGSREERSIQSLLSCAIGARTQTEEYDADM
- the LOC123297975 gene encoding proteasome assembly chaperone 3-like; this encodes MEFVNLMSALSLNDNNTNNSLSFEKDSECILNPISVKIGDIHTEIIFGEYADRIVLIITQYEKIGGSMYLVSKDETGVNGPLTEPVYTTKSLFGTDELLHQVAARFFAEKLSITKPLLIFLCLKDYGPEMLKSIAASLTQK